One window of the Oscillospiraceae bacterium genome contains the following:
- the plsY gene encoding glycerol-3-phosphate 1-O-acyltransferase PlsY, producing MAKYLIAGALSALVGYLLGSICFAVPVSKAFIKKDIRTVGSKNAGMTNVLRCVGAPAAVLTLLGDLGKAVVSVLAANALFSYFTGKEVFFAGYIGGIFAVVGHLFPVWFKFKGGKGVMAATGMMLAINPTICLLALAIFLLVFTFTHIISISSISAAIALPIINYVFLTLTNDPNWIFFTSAAALIAILVVIMHKENIKRLLKGTEKPLVIRRREKSKE from the coding sequence ATGGCTAAATATCTTATTGCCGGCGCACTTTCGGCGTTAGTCGGTTATCTGCTCGGCAGCATCTGTTTTGCGGTACCCGTCAGCAAAGCGTTCATCAAGAAAGACATCCGTACAGTCGGAAGTAAAAATGCAGGTATGACCAATGTCCTGCGCTGTGTAGGCGCTCCGGCTGCGGTACTGACATTGCTCGGGGATCTCGGGAAAGCGGTCGTTTCAGTACTTGCGGCAAACGCCCTATTTTCCTATTTTACAGGTAAGGAAGTTTTTTTTGCGGGCTATATCGGCGGCATTTTTGCAGTGGTCGGACACCTGTTCCCGGTTTGGTTTAAATTCAAGGGCGGGAAGGGCGTTATGGCCGCGACAGGAATGATGCTCGCGATCAATCCGACAATCTGTTTGCTTGCGCTGGCAATCTTTTTGTTGGTGTTCACGTTTACTCATATTATCTCCATCTCGTCGATCTCAGCGGCGATTGCGCTCCCGATTATAAACTATGTATTTTTAACACTTACAAACGACCCGAATTGGATTTTTTTCACTTCGGCTGCCGCTTTGATTGCCATTCTTGTCGTGATCATGCACAAAGAAAACATCAAGCGACTTCTCAAAGGGACCGAGAAACCGCTTGTAATCAGGAGACGCGAAAAATCAAAAGAATAA